In Ipomoea triloba cultivar NCNSP0323 chromosome 7, ASM357664v1, a single genomic region encodes these proteins:
- the LOC116024694 gene encoding protein FATTY ACID EXPORT 2, chloroplastic-like — translation MGEFLALSQSAILLPHSRVQAWNRRQHSFDHYQPFPTMPLSLRALTRSPTYSPHICTRQNRFMWGITAGVVSDSSIPTTFAADSAGREYSVAPDSGGDGNGPSDANGNGDGGDGGNNDNNNGGGNEGGSDDGKDHSKRKAALSMSQKLTLGYAFLVGAGGVMGYLKSGSHKSLIAGGVSASLLYYVYTVLPTNPVFASSVGFVLSAGLLGVMGSRFMKSKKVFPAGIVSFVSLVMSGGYLHGILRSAH, via the coding sequence ATGGGAGAATTTTTGGCACTTTCACAGTCTGCTATACTGCTTCCTCATTCTCGGGTCCAAGCTTGGAACCGAAGGCAGCATTCCTTTGATCACTATCAGCCATTCCCAACAATGCCCTTATCCTTGCGTGCTCTAACTAGGTCACCTACATATTCCCCTCACATTTGCACTCGACAGAACAGATTCATGTGGGGGATCACTGCAGGTGTTGTCTCTGACTCTAGCATTCCAACCACATTCGCAGCTGATTCAGCTGGGAGAGAGTATTCTGTTGCACCAGACTCTGGCGGTGACGGGAATGGTCCTAGTGATGCAAATGGCAATGGAGATGGAGGTGATGGTGGAAATAACGACAATAATAACGGTGGTGGTAATGAAGGGGGATCAGATGATGGCAAGGATCATAGCAAACGGAAGGCAGCTCTTTCCATGTCCCAGAAGTTGACACTGGGCTACGCTTTCTTGGTTGGAGCCGGTGGAGTCATGGGCTATTTGAAGAGCGGCAGCCATAAGTCCTTGATCGCGGGTGGAGTGTCAGCCTCCCTTCTGTATTATGTCTACACCGTGCTTCCAACAAACCCTGTTTTCGCATCATCCGTGGGTTTCGTCCTCTCTGCTGGGCTTTTGGGCGTCATGGGTTCACGCTTTATGAAGTCGAAAAAGGTCTTCCCAGCTGGTATTGTCTCCTTTGTGTCTCTTGTTATGAGCGGTGGTTATTTACATGGAATCCTGCGCAGTGCGCATTAG
- the LOC116025667 gene encoding NADH dehydrogenase [ubiquinone] 1 alpha subcomplex subunit 2, whose amino-acid sequence MAWRGQLSRNLKEIRILFSPNSPSSAPLRAFIENNYKQLKTHNPKLPILIREASSIEPQIWARFDMGVERGFQLEGFSEQQISKALEDLVKTGAS is encoded by the exons ATGGCGTGGAGAGGACAGCTCTCGAGAAATCTCAAGGAGATTCGGATCCTATTCTCGCCTAATTCACCTTCCAGCGCTCCTTTGAG GGCTTTTATTGAGAATAACTACAAACAGCTCAAGACCCATAATCCTAAATTGCCCATCCTTATCCGGGAGGCGAGCTCCATTGAGCCTCAGATTTGGGCCAGATTCG aTATGGGAGTTGAAAGGGGCTTCCAGTTAGAAGGCTTCTCTGAGCAACAGATTTCAAAAGCACTGGAAGACTTGGTGAAGACTGGAGCATCCTGA
- the LOC116025665 gene encoding histone H2B-like: MAPKAEKKSAEEKAAAVADKAPAEKKPKAGKKLPKEAGAASGEKKKKKAKKSTETYKIYIFKVLKQVHPDIGISSKAMGIMNSFINDIFEKLAQEASRLARYNKKPTITSREIQTAVRLVLPGELAKHAVSEGTKAVTKFTSS; encoded by the coding sequence ATGGCTCCAAAGGCGGAGAAGAAGTCTGCGGAAGAGAAGGCGGCGGCCGTCGCCGACAAGGCGCCGGCGGAGAAGAAGCCGAAGGCCGGGAAAAAGCTCCCGAAGGAGGCCGGCGCCGCTTCCggcgagaagaagaagaagaaggcgaAGAAGAGCACCGAGACTTACAAGATCTACATCTTTAAGGTTCTGAAACAGGTACACCCTGACATCGGGATCTCCAGCAAGGCCATGGGGATCATGAACAGCTTCATCAATGATATCTTCGAGAAGCTGGCGCAGGAGGCTTCGCGGCTCGCGCGCTACAACAAGAAGCCGACGATCACCTCCCGGGAGATCCAGACGGCGGTGAGGCTCGTGCTGCCCGGTGAACTGGCTAAGCACGCCGTCTCTGAGGGGACTAAGGCGGTGACCAAGTTTACAAGCTCTTGA